ATATTACAAAATACCATTTGAATTTGAACATCTCCCAGCAAATAGTTATAAAACTGTCATTGACGTTCTATCAAAAGTAATTTACGCAACCAAAATGAATTAGAATTGCTTCAAAGACCGACAAAAGTAACCAATGAAGAAGCTACTGCGTGTACATATGGTGACTGCATATTTATtataacaacaataacccagtataatcttattagtggggtctggggagggtagtgtgtacgcaaaccttatccctaccatgaggtagagaggctgtttccaatagatcctcgcatccttccctccaagaactccccaccttgctcttggggtgactcgaactcacaacttcttggttgaaagtggaggttgcttacaaTCAGAACGACCCCTCTTACGTATTTATTATAGAGAAGGGAATATTCACACTGATTTGGCACGAATTAATTGCTCTTTGGTGGAGATAATGGATATTTCCAGAAAGAAATGTCTGAACATAATGGTTGAAACCACATGTCAGTATCAACGCCCACTACAAGCTCCAGCTATTCCATGGAATTTCCCATGTGTTGCACTTGGAATTTACGTTGCTTTTGCTTTTGCAGTTTAAGGCCCACAGACAATAAAGTTCCAGAAGGACAAGTTGCACAAGGCAAGTATATATTTACATTTTATAAGCATATCCCCTTGTATGAGCTGGACGTCCCTTTTCCCTAACACTTCTCTCCTTTTCTCCAAATCATTGTCCTCTAATATGCACACGAAATACATTTAAGGAAAATAACGTAACAATTACGTAATTATTAAATACTATTACCTCTGTTAcgtgaacctatttttttttggtccgttcaaaaaagaatgatccctttctaaatttgaaaataatttattttaaacttacaattctacccttaatgagatatttttataaccacataaatactCTGAGCCtcttttttgacttgtttaggatcacaaattccaaaaatcttcatttttttcttaaattttgttctcagtcaaacaggttcataTAAATTGGAACGGGGGAATATATCTCAATTATCGCTTTTTAATGTGTCAATTAATTAACACTAAACAGTGAATGGGTTTTcgaaaatttcttatttttctaacATATCAAGTATCTGAAATAAATTTAATTTGTCAAAAATAACAAGTATTTGAGAATACAAGGAATAtcaactactccctccgttttccaatttatgtgaacatgtttgactaggcacggaatttttaaaaaaatgaagatttttagaatttatgatcctaaacaagtcaaaaaggaacccagagtatttgtgtgtttataaaaacttctcattaatgGTAGAaatgtaagtttaagctaaattattaccaaatttaggaagagttcattttttttttaacagATCAACAAGAAAATAGATTAACATAAACTAGAAAGGGGAATAGTAATAAAGAGGGCTGAAAGCAACAATACCAACAATATCATCCACGTAAAACTTGGCTTTTTATCATACTTGCCGAAATAGCACCTTGATTAATGAACATTAGTCGCTAAACAGATGAAGCAAACAATTAGAAACAACAACAAAGCTGTTATTCCTTTTCTCAATATGTCCGTACATACAAATCCAATGAATCCCCCAAAAAAATTCCAATCAATGGAACCACCAACAATTTCTAATCCCCACCAAAaatttaaatcatcaaaatatcaaCCATGACCCACTAATTTCCTCTTTCAACTAATCAATCTGTACAATGCTACCAAAGAATCAcccaataaaagaaaatagaaaaataaaaagaatccgAATTGATGAAGTTTTCACTTGGTTCTGCTGATTGGCTTGTACAAATCATAAGGTTCCCAAAGATAATCCAAGGGACAAGGTTTCTTCTCATCGAGCCGAACCCACGGCTTCCCCTTTCCACTCCAATGCAATAGGCTCACCGGACCAGGGTGCAGTGACCTACACGAGCCCTTCACATTATCCCCACCGAGCCCATGTTGGTTCCATTTATGGTCAATTGGCTCAACATTTCCACCAAAAACCAACAGAAATGGTGGCAATGAACCCAGCTCATAAATCCTTGTCCTTTTCTGTAATTTCATCCAACTCTCTATCTTCATTCTGTAATTACCTTCCCTCCATTTCTCCAAATCCATCACCATTACACCCGTATTAAAGTAACACGGGTTTCTTGACCCGAATATCCGGGGCAAAATCGGGTCGAACCAGAACGAGTCTGTGAAGTACTTGGTGAAGTTCGCGTGGCAGTATTCGGGTGCTCCGATTACCCGTGACCCGGTAAGCTGAACATTCCAAAGCTTGTGAACATCGTCCGCGAGGATTACATCGGAGTCTAAATAAATGACCCGGTTCACACACGGGTCAAGTATATCACCCAGGTAGTTCCTGGCGTAGTTTAACGGGTTTTCGAGTGCTAGTCGGATCGAAGATGAGATGAGATTTAATACACTGTCTTCTCTAAAAACGTACACTTGAAAGTTGAGAGAAGGGAAGATGGATCTCACGAGTCGGATCAGGACCCGCGGGTTAGATTCCGGATCGAATTCAGCGGATATGAAGTGGAAGAACACGTGCTCTGGACACGACGCGTGGCGGAGGACTGAGTGTACAGCCGCCATTGATCCTCGTAGGTACTCCGAGTCAAGCGTCATCGCTACGTGAACCAAAGACGGGTCACAATACGACATCGTTTCAGCTTGTTCCTTTACTGGACAACCCGCTCCATTCCTGTAATCCGGTGCCTCTCTAAATCCGAACAATCTGTCACTGTTAACTGGACGAATCGCAATACACACAAAAGGAAAAACCCCAAGAATCAAGAGCCAAACAAGTCCTGTGACTGAATGAAACAAATTCATATCTGGGTTTTTGGGGTTTTCGATTTTGTGAGTGTTAAGTTGTGTATATATATTGGGGGCTACCGGTACAGCATTGTGGAGGTGAAGAAGGAAGGAATAATAGGTGGACAAGTAGCTGGAAAAGGAGATGACCAAAGAATGGTCAATAAACAACCGTATATAT
The nucleotide sequence above comes from Nicotiana tabacum cultivar K326 chromosome 12, ASM71507v2, whole genome shotgun sequence. Encoded proteins:
- the LOC107794658 gene encoding putative galacturonosyltransferase-like 9 yields the protein MNLFHSVTGLVWLLILGVFPFVCIAIRPVNSDRLFGFREAPDYRNGAGCPVKEQAETMSYCDPSLVHVAMTLDSEYLRGSMAAVHSVLRHASCPEHVFFHFISAEFDPESNPRVLIRLVRSIFPSLNFQVYVFREDSVLNLISSSIRLALENPLNYARNYLGDILDPCVNRVIYLDSDVILADDVHKLWNVQLTGSRVIGAPEYCHANFTKYFTDSFWFDPILPRIFGSRNPCYFNTGVMVMDLEKWREGNYRMKIESWMKLQKRTRIYELGSLPPFLLVFGGNVEPIDHKWNQHGLGGDNVKGSCRSLHPGPVSLLHWSGKGKPWVRLDEKKPCPLDYLWEPYDLYKPISRTK